Genomic DNA from Vanrija pseudolonga chromosome 3, complete sequence:
accttgcTCACATTTAGCTGTCAGCGCATTGGACTTTGCGCAACTGCGCCTTCCCCCTCCTAATAGTACAGCCTGTTCGCCCCCTTCGAACATGTCTTCACTCTAACCGGGCCCACTTTCCGATAACCTGTACCTTCACCAAACCCGTCTATCCCATTGACCTACGTCACGTCGCAGATCATGACAAGTACAATCGACGACGATCCAATGGGTAGCACATCTGCTCACTCCGCCTTTGCACTCGACGCTGTTACAAAAGGCTCCTCTCCACCCGGGTCGGATACCGCCTCTGCTCAGGCTTCAACATCATCGACGTCTGTAACATCACCGTCGGGTTCCGTCTCACCTAcaccacggcgacgaggcttGCCGCCTGGAACGCTCCCACACTTTCCATCAGCAACGGAGCCTCGCACCCCAATCCCTCCAATCTTATCACCATCTCCTACTAGCTCGCCAGTACCAGCGGACCGCTCATCCCCCTTTCCCTCGTCGACAACACCGCTCAAGCGCCAAAGACCGCCCGCAGGACTGTCCTTGTCTGAGGCACAGTCACCAGGCTTTGCACCTCAATCGCCCTGGGCCATGCTTGCGGCTACCTCGGGGGCACCAACGCCATCCCTCAACGGACCGGCAATGGGGCCTCGGAGCACGTCGAATCTCGGATATCCATTCGAGCAGCTCAACCTTGGTAACAGTTGGTCGGCAAATAACCtgagcgagcaggcggtACCGCCAGCGAAGAGCCCTGCCCCTCAAACACCGACGAGGTCCGCCACGGTTCCAAGTGGTCCCATTTGTGGGCCATCTTCGCTAGATGCTTTCAGCAATCGGATTGCAGGAGGTGCTCTGCCATCAGCGCGGAGTCCCCTGGCATTCTCGTCATCACTGGCAGAAAGGCGGGCGTCGCTTCCTCAGCTGGGAGGACCTTCCTTGCCACTGCAGTTTAGAGCCACGAACAGCAGCGTTCCTGCACCCTCAGTATCCAAGGTGCAGCCCCTCGCCAGTCAGGCCGTGTCCAAACTCATCGCCAAGAGCACAactctcgtcctcgacctaCGACCACCGTCATCGTACCAGGCATCGCATTTACCCACAGCACACTCGCTTTCGATCCCCTCTACGCTACTCCGACGACCCGCATTCAGCCTCAGCAAAATCGGACAAATGCTGGCGACCCGGGCGTCCAGAGAGTGCTTCTGCGAGTGGCGTGGCATGTCTGACATCATTTTCGTCGACTCGGACAGCACTGTGGTACCGGATGGCAGTGTACTTCagggcctcgccgccaagttTGATCGGGAAGGGTATACCGGACACCTTTGGTTTGTACGTGGCGGACATGCCGCCATTTTGTCGGATGGTGATATCGCGCTCGTCTCTGAAGATGATGCTGCtctggccgacgacgccgactctAGGCCGCACTCTGTCGGTTTCAACCACAGCGGAGACGTGCTCGATGTGGCCAAGCTGTCCAAGCTTGCCTTCCAGCGAGGTACGTTCCTCCTTTGTGGCGCACCACTGACATTCTAGGCTCGACAACGGGGAGCGCTCGACCGTCAAGAGGAACACATGGTACTTTTCCTGCAACAGCGGGGTCGACGGCCCGAGGTGACCCCTTCAACCTCCTTGCGCCTCCATCAGAAGCCTCGCATAGCCAGCGGGGTTCTACGCCCCGCAGCGCAGACTCGGGCCGAGTTCGACTGCAGCCAGCAAATCCATTCTTTGATAACATTCGTCAAAACCTGGAACTTGCTCACGGTGGGATTACCGAGCGAATCCCATTGGCATTGGCAGAGGACGTCCAGAAGCGGGCCAATGAGCTCCCAAAGTTCCTCCGGGACTTGGTCCTGCTGTCTGATTCTGAGAGCAGCGAGCTCCTTGCGAGGCAATTCTACGAAatcgagcgcagcgagcagcaacGCCTTCAATCAGTAATGGACATCTTGTCCCAGGACTGCACAACTGTGACCCAGCTTGGCAGCGAATCCGCAAACTCCGACCCCACCGTCATCTGCAACGAAAACGCTTCCCAGCCGTACTTTCCATTCTCCATTTCAGCTGGAGTGGAGCGCGGTACGAAGAATCGGTACAAGAATATCTGGCCATATGACTTTTCGCGCGTCCGCCTTGGCACCCCAGGTGATGACGATTCGGACTACATCAATGCGTCGTTTGTGCAGCCACCAGGCACTACGAGACGATACATTGCCACCCAAGGACCTCTGGATACGACGTACCGAGACTTTTGGACCCTTGTGTGGGAGCAGCATGTCCACGTCATCGTGATGTAAGTGTACCGATCGCCAGCCCTAGCACCGCACTGACTCATTTTCTTCCAGGCTCACCAAGCAATACGAAGCTGGCCTCCTCAAGTGCGGCAAGTATTGGGGAACTCAAAAGTATGGTGACCTCAACTTGCAAATGGTCTCGGAGACAGGTGGCGATGACAATGTCCAAGCGCCCACAGGGTTCAACTTTGAAGTGCCCCGACACGGTGCTGCAAACCCGACGAACCCGACGAGTGAGGTGTTACCGAACATTAAGCGCACATTCAAACTCTGGCACGATGGCCAGAAGGACCAGGCCCCGAGGACGATTACGCAAATCCAATGTGTGGAATGGCCCGACTGGGACGTTCCCGACTCGCCCGAAGTGTTGTTGCATCTCATGCGGGATGTTGACAAGGCCGTCTGCGAGCAGTCGTCTTTTGCCGACGCCACGGATCGGTGTGCCTACCCGCCGGTTCTTGTTCATTGCTCGGCCGGTGTCGGTCGAACGGGCAGCTACATTCTGGTCGACGCTGTGGCAGACGGTCTTCGCCGAGAGTACCGCAAGACACATCATTCTGTGTCATCGGAGGGTTCAGCGGCGCTGCAGAAGAAGACGCCTCCCTCGactgccgccgacggcaaggccgCGCAATTCTTGTCACCAGGCATCCTCGAAGGCAAGCCCGCAATGGTCCTCTCTCCGGCCGGCGGAGCAGCACCATTGACCGAAGCGATGGAAGTGGACGCAAAGGAGTCGGACCATCAGCACCACTCTCTC
This window encodes:
- the Ptprb_1 gene encoding Receptor-type tyrosine-protein phosphatase beta, coding for MTSTIDDDPMGSTSAHSAFALDAVTKGSSPPGSDTASAQASTSSTSVTSPSGSVSPTPRRRGLPPGTLPHFPSATEPRTPIPPILSPSPTSSPVPADRSSPFPSSTTPLKRQRPPAGLSLSEAQSPGFAPQSPWAMLAATSGAPTPSLNGPAMGPRSTSNLGYPFEQLNLGNSWSANNLSEQAVPPAKSPAPQTPTRSATVPSGPICGPSSLDAFSNRIAGGALPSARSPLAFSSSLAERRASLPQLGGPSLPLQFRATNSSVPAPSVSKVQPLASQAVSKLIAKSTTLVLDLRPPSSYQASHLPTAHSLSIPSTLLRRPAFSLSKIGQMLATRASRECFCEWRGMSDIIFVDSDSTVVPDGSVLQGLAAKFDREGYTGHLWFVRGGHAAILSDGDIALVSEDDAALADDADSRPHSVGFNHSGDVLDVAKLSKLAFQRGSTTGSARPSRGTHGTFPATAGSTARGDPFNLLAPPSEASHSQRGSTPRSADSGRVRLQPANPFFDNIRQNLELAHGGITERIPLALAEDVQKRANELPKFLRDLVLLSDSESSELLARQFYEIERSEQQRLQSVMDILSQDCTTVTQLGSESANSDPTVICNENASQPYFPFSISAGVERGTKNRYKNIWPYDFSRVRLGTPGDDDSDYINASFVQPPGTTRRYIATQGPLDTTYRDFWTLVWEQHVHVIVMLTKQYEAGLLKCGKYWGTQKYGDLNLQMVSETGGDDNVQAPTGFNFEVPRHGAANPTNPTSEVLPNIKRTFKLWHDGQKDQAPRTITQIQCVEWPDWDVPDSPEVLLHLMRDVDKAVCEQSSFADATDRCAYPPVLVHCSAGVGRTGSYILVDAVADGLRREYRKTHHSVSSEGSAALQKKTPPSTAADGKAAQFLSPGILEGKPAMVLSPAGGAAPLTEAMEVDAKESDHQHHSLTKLAEALVDEPTDFKLHQPPAIDAALADLDAPLPVTSSHVPHQVTRPLGNMAEPIMDVLRAMRVQRMSLVQSLRQFIFVHRAVIAFYLLSLHSPPVMAAATTSGTRRFEAIFKKVPGTLSVTATHIAWVPTTAGAMDRQSQALNRVMVMSATKMDSPRVSLKLVFKEDVPVGGLLFTFTSANKIADRQAVQDLLIPFVSANRAGSSGSPAVSVPASVAATPAASTPGTPSSVAKGKRKADALDPEAKSRTYDLRKSLLKKNSTLSHLHRQLVIGKLISEEEFWEGREAILRAEELAESQRPGRPSRLLDDRFVSAPKDPKKIQGGTGRGIKKVESGPVTFNLTKELIREIFEEFPVVQDAYAKHVPRILDTEFWARYFSSRLWEQHRASERKTAADEGTRKKDDIFDLYLEDPDWDPTPRKELPDDVDRFLDLQATEEDHGDASTVRDVTMQAGRERTSLPLIRRFNDHSEKLLRAGKGTVSTNGLPMVDNTIYDEIEYTDLMAPAAPAQIALEVADADKEAEKDASNGILLGKTDDQLRDLADAEVARVQKWDVNFGEVSLPNPSHGPTTGGPPPEELRPLYDQFNFQREAQALAMKVVRDMHLASNKEEEVYAPIPARILEQMRSCHIAATEFLRQYWAAILPPPPGSLGAAAGGTSPAEREKRAQKMIKYLKGTEGKVNAIVNVAMTERFDPERVRSAMAPTLGAVNVALARDAKRVKS